One stretch of Glycine soja cultivar W05 chromosome 7, ASM419377v2, whole genome shotgun sequence DNA includes these proteins:
- the LOC114419675 gene encoding uncharacterized protein LOC114419675, whose protein sequence is MRGAEGGDGGFAVRGGNIYWGRKEETDFRGIVVIFAWVSVPQNLLQEFVDLCSSLKWNSLVCFAHYLSAFRDESAMPLAFCVLDELIEELRTRSCPVVFATFSAGSKACLYRVFQLIDGKCATPLNLPNYQLLRNCLSGHIYDSGPIDITSDFGFRFALRPSIAKVPGPSKLVSWVAKSVTSGLDALYLTRFESQAAEHWQALYSSVNFGAPFLILCSENDDLVRYRSIYDFAQQLRNLNGDVNLVNFSSSSHLGHYKHHPIQYRAAVNQLLEKASSIYSQKMLLERERTGMDGTQDEISELICDLQKVAINSNKSLRRVAVGPTDHFFLPSSAGHYGDRESGTPQDEQKEKSVCVPSFPSISAHSVLGQFLFDVCVPKNVEGWDVKSSGNLNRKSCASAPRHSLFRGTKRIGRSKL, encoded by the exons ATGCGTGGAGCTGAGGGTGGTGATGGTGGCTTCGCCGTCAGAGGCGGTAACATCTACTGGGGGAGAAAAGAGGAAACTGATTTCAGAGGAATCGTTGTAATCTTCGCTTGGGTTTCTGTTCCGCAGAACCTGTTACAAGAATTCGTTGATCTGTGTTCTTCTTTGAAGTGGAATTCCCTTGTTTGTTTTGCCCATTATCTATCAGC TTTCCGTGATGAAAGTGCCATGCCATTGGCATTTTGTGTTCTTGATGAACTTATTGAG GAGCTGAGAACTAGGTCATGCCCTGTTGTATTTGCTACTTTTTCTGCTGGGTCAAAAGCCTGTCTGTACAGGGTATTTCAG CTTATTGATGGAAAATGTGCAACTCCGCTCAACTTG CCTAACTATCAATTACTTAGGAACTGTCTTTCTGGACACATATATGATTCTGGTCCAATAGATATTACAAGTGATTTTGGCTTCCGCTTTGCACTACGACCCTCCATTGCAAAAGTGCCTGGACCATCAAAACTTGTTTCTTGGGTAGCAAAATCTGTTACCTCTGGTTTGGATGCGTTATACCTGACTAGATTTGAATCCCAAGCTGCTGAACATTGGCAGGCTTTATATTCTTCTGTT AATTTTGGAGCTCCATTTCTCATTTTATGTTCTGAGAATGATGACCTTGTACGATACCGAAGTATCTATGATTTTGCCCAACAACTACGCAATCTCAATGGTGATGTCAACCTTGTAAATTTCAGTAGCTCCTCCCACCTTG GTCATTACAAACACCATCCAATTCAATATAGAGCTGCTGTGAACCAATTATTAGAGAAGGCTTCTTCAATATATTCACAAAAAATGTTGCTTGAACGAGAAAGAACTGGTATGGATGGTACACAGGATGAGATATCTGAGTTGATCTGTGACCTGCAGAAGGTGGCAATCAATTCAAATAAGAGCCTTAGAAGAGTTGCAGTCGGGCCAACGGACCACTTCTTTTTGCCTAGTTCAGCAGGGCATTACGGTGATAGAGAATCTGGGACTCCACaagatgaacaaaaagaaaaatctgttTGTGTACCTAGCTTCCCAAGCATCAGTGCTCATAGTGTCCTTGGCCAATTTCTTTTTGATGTTTGTGTTCCGAAGAATGTTGAGGGTTGGGATGTGAAATCTTCTGGGAATCTAAATAGGAAGTCATGTGCTTCAGCTCCAAGGCATTCACTATTCAGAGGTACTAAGCGCATCGGTCGGTCCAAATTATGA
- the LOC114419674 gene encoding cyclin-dependent kinase inhibitor 7-like: protein MGECKRCCSLTVLAMEEPSSSQHSIFKKRKTTATAAHSTSFQLCSSDMQFPHTIVSPEVSFSSACTVVSGEFCSDRSCCSSSHVKDLHSVPSDLQTKGFETVEDSTSLNFKSFSLLSEFSGDSEESAMIPAKSSAAVLKVKAPPKAEIEEFFAMAEKYEQKRFTEKYNFDIVRDLPLEGRYQWVRLH from the exons atggGTGAGTGTAAACGCTGCTGCTCTCTCACAGTTCTGGCcatggaagaaccttcttcaaGCCAACATTccattttcaaaaaaagaaaaaccaccGCTACTGCTGCTCATTCCACTTCCTTCCAGTTATGCTCTTCCGATATGCAGTTTCCCCACACTATCGTCTCGCCGGAAGTTTCATTTAGTTCCGCCTGCACGGTTGTTTCCGGCGAGTTTTGCTCCGATCGCTCCTGCTGCAGCTCCAGCCACGTTAAGGACCTCCACTCCGTGCCGTCAGATCTGCAG ACCAAGGGTTTCGAAACGGTAGAAGACTCAACCAGCCTCAATTTCAAATCGTTCAG TTTGTTGAGTGAGTTTTCCGGAGACTCGGAGGAATCGGCGATGATTCCGGCGAAGTCTTCCGCGGCGGTGCTGAAAGTGAAGGCGCCGCCGAAGGCGGAGATCGAAGAGTTTTTCGCGATGGCTGAAAAGTACGAGCAAAAACGGTTCACAGAGAA GTACAACTTTGATATTGTTAGAGATTTGCCGTTGGAGGGTCGCTACCAGTGGGTTCGTTTACATTGA